The nucleotide sequence ACTCATTGACCTCTACACCAACTCCGGAAAGCTCCACCGTGCCCTCCTCATCTTCGCCGATATCCGCCGCCACTCCAGCATCATCGCCTAGACATCCGCCATCGCCCACATCTCCCGCTCTTGCCGACCCCTCGATGGCTAGATGCCCTCTCCCTCTTCGCTCAGCTCCACGCCTCTGCCAACCTCGCTCCCAACTCCCACACCTTCTCTACCATCCTTCCCGCTTATGCCGGTGTTAGCGTAGGCCGCTTCGGCCGCCAGATCCACGGCCTCGCTCTCCGGCACAGCATCGAGTCCCTGTCTATGTCGCCAATGCCTTGACCAACATGTACGTGAAATACGGCCAGGTCATGGATTTTCTGAAAGGTGTTCGACGAAATGGCTATGAGGAACCTTGTCTCTTGGAATGCGTTGATTGTGGGGCTCGTCCACATCAAGCTATACTACGACGCTATGGAGGCTTTTTGCTTGTTGTTGAACGATGATGGGTCCTTGACCCAAATCAGTTGAGCTTGTCCAACATGTTGAGTGTGTACTCAAATGCGTGCAGCATCATATTCGGGAGAGCGGTGCACGAACTGGCGGTTAAGCTTGAGTCGTCTTTGGCCTATGTGAGGAACTCGCTCATTGACATGTATTGCAAATGTGGGTGCTTGGATGAAGCTGCAAAGGTGTTCGACATATGCTCCGACAGAGATGTTGTGACTTGGAATGTTATGATGATGGGTTGGATCGAAAGTGATTGCCCCGAAGATGCTTGTGGTTGTTTCCTACATATAATGGGAGAGGGAGTTTTCCCAGACACCAAGCTTTGGCCATACTAGATATAGTGGAAGAGGGAGTTTTCCCAGATGAAACCTCCTTTTCTATCTTACTCTAAGCTTTGGCCATGCTAGCTTCATGGGGTTAGGGTGTTGCAGTCCATTCCTTGACAGTGAAAACCGCGTGCGCGATCACCATGTATGCAAAATGCGGTAGGAAGATGCATATCAGACCTTCAATGGGGCAAAGGACCAGTTAAATATGGTCGCTTGGACATCCATGATAACTGCTTTCCAACAACATTGGCATGGATCCAAAGTGATCAAATTGTTTGATGAAATGGTGGATTTGGGGATCGACCTAGACTACATCACATTTGTTATTGTTCTGTCAGCTTGCAGCCACAATGAGCTTGTTGATCAGGGATTCAAGTACTATGCTTGCATGGTAGACTTGCTTGGATGAGCTGGCCACTTGGATGAAGCAATGCAATCCATTGATGCAATGCCAATACAGCCTGATTCATCTGTGTGGGGTGCTTTGATTGCAGCTTGTAGGAAGTTTAGGAACTTAGAACTCGACAGCAAAGTGGCACAAAAGCTCTTCAGGATCGAACCCCATAACTCCGACAACTATGTATTGTTTTCAAACATGTATGCATCCCATGGAATGTTGGAAGAAGCTAAAGAGATCAGGAGACTGATGCAATTCAATGGGGTGAGGAAGGAGACTGGATGCAGCATCAAACAAGATGTTTGTTTTCACATGATTAATCGCACCATGCTACAGAGCAGATATATACGAGATGTTAGGGAGGTTGAAGGAGTTGGTGAAGGCAAAAGGTATGTGCCTAACTGCGTAGCTTTTAGGAGCTACACCGTTTAAAATTTATATCTAGCACCCCTTTAAATTTTTGTCTGGATCCGCCACTGGACGTACTAAAAATTATGATCACGAATTACTCTATAAATCCACATATACTTCATAgatactttcaaaaatatttttttcaatttaaaaattcaatatcTCTGAATTAGTGAATCAACGGGGTTGGTACCAGATATTCTTGAATAGCTATAAGCATAATTTCTgtaagaataaaataaatatttgaaaTTGCAACTTTTTGAAAAAGCCTATTTGTTTTAGAAAGACAtcatttttaattataatttattgcAAACTTAAGTTATTTAGAATTATAACtcattaaaaattcattaaaattaaatagtgttaatacttttcttagtttttgttaatttaaaatttaggattttgtttttataatttacgatctcttattttcctctgtCATTTTATTTCGTCTTGTAAACTATATTTATAACATCAATGATGATTTGAACAGTTAATAAACTTAACCAGTAACATGTTTTATGGTTGGCATCGACTTTGACTCTTTTCATATTTTTGCAAGTAATTTGACCCCTTGACATTAGACTCAAGACTCTTTGCCGGTGCACGGTAAGTTCAAAGGGCCAATTTTTTGCACCTCTATCATGTATGCATATATTTCGTTCATTCcattaatttaaagtgctactttAAGATGATTAACCAACCCTAACCCTAGACATATAAGATCGCACTCATTATATTAATTACTATGCCTTCTAATTGAACCTCTTTTTTAATTAGTTCCATGGGCTAATTCTTCTATACTAGCTAGTGGAGCTAGCTCGCGTGAGACAACAGGCAACAAGAAAGCCCGGCCAGAAGGCTGAGAAttttctgacagaacttcaagcatgACTAGGCACCGCACCTACGGGTGAGAATGATGGGTATCTCAGGATGTTCTACTCATATAACAAAAGATGATTTGTTCATTTTAATATTCTTGTCAATCCGTTCCTAAATCAATAGAAAAAAGATAAATTATGGATGACTACTAACTAATAATGGCTAAAGTACGTACGAAAGACAATAATTGTCCTGATCATGGTTGGATGTATGCTCGCTCTCATGCTTTTAGAGTTGACAAACCATCTAATTTCCATTCTCATCCAGCAGTATACTTTCACCGGGATTTCTAATTGTCCATTAATTCTTGGCTCGATTGCATTCATCTTAGCCAACGTAGACCGGGGCTGTTTGCTTCAATATTGGTTATGCCTTCATTCTCTCGGATAAACATTAAACTTAAATGCATAGTTCACTAGACCTCCACTGCATCCATTATATATTGACTGTGTCGCAATCGACAAATTGCTTGCTCCGACAATAAAACGAATGAGTTGCTTGATTTTGATCTGCTTTATTTAATTTATTCCCTCAACTGATGAGAAATTAAGCCCTATGCAAATGCTATTTCGATCTGATTAATTTTTGTCAAAACCTTTCAGTAAATGCTGTTTTGAGTTCTATATGGAAGATCTagaaaagcttagcttttggaccAAACTGTTGTTGAAATGAATGATGATTTGACAAAGATGTGACAAGCTATAGCACTGGTATCCCAGATTGTTTTTTATTTGAAGTATCTCTTCTCTTCTGCGTATGGTGCATCATGCTGTCCGAAAGCAGGAATATAGAAAATTGAAGATGTGACGGTTTCACTGACCGAAGATcttgctctattttataaaataaataatattagtgTTAAGTCATAGAAGGGGTTTCTGGCGTTAGCCCTCCAACACTTAATTTATTCACCGGAATATGGAGAAAAATAGAGCAACTATAGAACTATACGTAAATAGTAGATAATGTGTACCTCCGTCAATGATggacctcctttatatagagccctggtggacTACGTGCACACTTTTCAAGGTATGAGCACGCTCTCCgatatgtcctatgaaaggacttgTCCGGAAAGTACCGCTGACAATATATCTTAACAAGACATGTATGTCCCTAACAAGACAGTAGACGTTTTCGCCGTACAATCCGTTTGTCGACCATATCTCGTGTCAACGGCACTACCTCCCAAAAGAATATGGAGAGATACTACGGTGGCCCTGTTGCTTGGCCAAGCGGGATAGTTGATCGGTCGGGACTCCGCTCCGTCCATGGCCAGGTCCCGCTGCTTGGCCGAACGAGATAGTCGTTCGGCCAGGAGCTCTCCGTTCTGTCGACCTTAGTTGCTCTTCTGTGCAATGGTTGTGTAGCACATGTCTTCCCCATTCGAACAAGTTATCTGGTCTCCCTCGACATCCTACTATTCCGTATTGAGTGCCAGTTGTCTTACATATCATTCCGAGCTGGACGAGTGGTCTGCTCGGACATGTCTCTCACCGGTAGGGCCCTGACTGACCTAATTGATCATTACAATTGTTCTCCGTTTGACCCTTTGACACTCAGTATTGACCATTTTAATTTTGACCTCCACCCTGACAGTTGACTTCGTGTCAAATTAACCTCCCTCCATCGCCACATCAGTGCCCTCACATACAAAGTGTATGCTAGGTTTGCCTTCTTATCTGAATGCTTGTCTGCAAGTCATTTTTTACATTTATGGATAATGATGCACAAATTCTATATCATCTAATGGAAAATTAGGGGAAACAATCAGCACATCTCTATCCTAGGAGAGCTCAGATTATGTAAAAATGATTCCTATCAATAATATTATGTAGGAGTATATGTTTATTAAGAGTGGGAACACTTGCATGTTTTAGGTCTTCCATTGCAATTTAGTAACTAAAATTATACTCTTTCAGCATGCACCAAGCCATATTTCACGAGTCTTGTGAGCTGTGCTCCCACGGACTTAGCTAGAGTAGTTAGTGCGTAGAAGTTTGACACTTGAGAGCGTGAGTTCAAACCTTGAGATAGTCAAGGCGTAATTTCTTGGTCCCTGTGTATCTCTTTCCACTGCGCACTAGCTTCTCTAGTTATCACGATTTACCTCTTTCGTGTTGATCCTGGAACGAATTGACGGAGATACTGGGggtgagcgaatcgccttttggcACGACTCTTGTGAGTTGTGGTACTCGCACGTGCCTCCTAGGTTTGTGCACATTGGTGAGCCTTAGCTGTATATGATGGCGAGTAGCCCACTAAGCATTTTTACCTTCTCTTGGTAGTTGGTATGGTCCCTGCACCATATCTACATCTGGCTGCAAGAACATTCATACATGGTTCATAGGTTAGATTCACTATTTTCCCTTTCAAGTATTTTTCACTTTTTCGATGTTCAAGGTAATATTAGCATAACAGAAACGGCTAGAGAATAAGTATATAGCTGCTCAGCAGGCATCTGATGAAAGGTACTATTGGTGTTCCAAATTAAGATGTAACAGTTGCTATAGCAAAGATATATACTCCATTGATTATCTTTTTCTCTCTAAATGCAGGTATATAAAGGCTCAGCTTGCTCTTGGAAAAGGAGATGAGGGCCTTACTATAACAGATAGGAACATCCATGCAACATTCACAACAGATAGGAACATTGTAAACTACAAATTAGTACAAAAGACCACCAACGAGACATCTTCGGATAGGAACATTGTAAACTACAAATTAGTACAAAAGACCACCAACGAGACATCTTCGGAGCAGGGATCTCTAGCAACCATCAAGGAACCGCCTTTGGCTTATGCATCCGGAGGGCACCTGGAGGCCAAAGGAAAAAGGGGCATGAGTACAAAATAACTCCGAGCAGACAGAGAACAATGTATGAAAGAATAATCATCAAGAGTTAATTCCCATTTAATCTAGTTAGTAATCCCAATTCCTCCCGTTAGGGGTATAATCAGGTCTTAATTATAACCAAATAGATTCAAATTCGATCATAAATTCATCGACTCGGATGCACAACTGTTATCACGATCTAACTCATGCTGAACTGAGCCCAGTTCAGCATGCCTCCACTGTATCATTCCGAGTGGATATTGATACGGTAGTAAAGAGAGCCTACTAAATATGAGTCAAAAGCAAGAACAACGTAACAGTCGACATTGAGGTTAAAGTCAAAGCGGTTAAAGGCAAAAAATTGTCGGGTCGccaaagttggccgagcgggtggcAATGGGCCGAGcctttcaggtcggctcggcTCAAAGGCTCATCTGAGCATATTGCTCGTCCAGTCGGGACGACTATAGAGAAGATATCAGATGCTCACAACTGTGATCAAATGAAGGATAGTCCGACCAAATCGCCTGTCCGACCGAGCGAGGAATGACCTACTAAGCCGAGCGACTATGAAGAAGAACAACATTGAGCGACCGGGGGCGGGGAATCCTGGCCGAGCGGTTCCCCCGCTCTGCCAAATAGTGGAATCCCTTGCGTAGCTCATCATATCTTCTAGGAGTTAGTACTGTTGACAATAAGGCATGGTCCATCGTCAAattgtacggtggaagcttccactgtcatgtcaaagATTTACATACCCTGTTAAGGAaaagtgtcagagacacttttctaacttttcttttcataagATGTTGGGAAAACGTACACGTGCATTGAGAAGTGTGCACGTCTACTACAGGATTACTATATAAAGGAAAGTCTAtccatcgacggaggtatgcgttcTTTGTGATTACGCTCCTGTTGTTGCTACAGTTCTCTTTGTCACCTTACTACTATTCTTGTAACTAACTTGATCATCGGAGGACTAATACTGAAGACCTCTTCCCTGGCTCAGTACTAATGTTATTAATTTTATAGAGTAGAGCGGAGTTTCCATATGGTCAACTACGGAGCCATATCCCTAATTAACTGTCTTTACCGTTTCTAGACAGAATCAGATATCAAAACTCATACTGAAACAGAATTGTAAACCTCGACTTCAACACCTTAGTCATTTAGGTGAAGTTTGTTTGTAATAATGTTAATAGTTCAAGTGATGGTGTCTCAAGATGCATGTTGCATGTGCTTCACAAAATTTTTACTCAGTTTGACAAGTGCAATATTAAGACAGTTAAATGTGTCTTCTGAATTCCATTTTCTATAGCTTTTAGAGAGGAGGCCAGGTCAAAGAAAGACATTATGATAATCGTGCACAATTTGCAAAGTTTGTGCTCTATTTATTCTAACAAGAGACATTCTAACATCCGTGATGCTAAGTCTTGTGGTTTTATTTTGCTAAAACTGCAACAAAAGTTAGTGAAATGATGGGTAATGTCCATACAATTAGTGCTCTTTCAACATTTGAAAAAGATGAGGAAAAAGGTATGTTACTTTGACTCTTGTCATGAAGTGCAATATGACATCTATTTTTAAATGTAAGaccaaatataaataataatataatatgaaaTAAAATCTATACAGATTCATATAATCAATTACATCGAATAAAAATTTTATACTTGAAATCAGCTTTGTATTTCTATTTTGCTGTAAACTCAACAGTCTTTTGGATATTATATAATATTCCATATGCCTCCAACGTAATAATGAAGTGGCGGTGAATCATGAATTTAGTCAATTTTATTTTGTGAAATCTCATACTTTGAAAATAGAAGTTTTTTTTTCATGGAAGTATATCTATTGTAAATTTTCTAATATGATGATAACTTACATATAATAGATTTAATTTAAGAGGTAGCTGCTGACATTTATTTACAAGAACCAAATACTTGagttaactcaaaattaaaaataaaacatcgATTTCGAAATCAATCTCTAAGTTTAGTGACGGATTTTGAAATCGATCACTAAAATAGCAACCAAAATTATAGACTAAAGATTTCTATCTCTAAATCGGTCATTAAATCCATTTAAAGACTGAAATTCGGTTGAGCAACCGGCCAGTCTCTAATTGGCAGTATTGTATAACAAACAAAAGGTTAATTAAGTCTGTGTCATATTTGATCACAATGCATTGACATCTCACTAAACTCTATCTCAATTTATATAAACttattatttgaaatatatattgtACTAAAATTAGAATCTATTTTCCCCATAATTATTTTCCCCTTAAATGACTATGGTTTGTAAGCATGTTAAAATATCAAAGATAACTTTAACTTCGCCCTAACTTCTAATTTTGGATTAATGTTATAAAATAATTTCtacattaaaataaaatcaaattattgataacaaaaatttaaattttaaggtaCAAAATTAATAATTacatgatattattattattattaagataaataaatattcacaTAATCCAAATAAATTTAGCCATTaatcaaattataaataatagtaCAAATTTTTTAATCTTatcctaaataatttaatctttaCCTTGTCCACCAAATCCTTCTAAATATAAAAGATttgtatattttatttgttgaattattttatgaatcaTCTTCTTGTTGGTAAGCTTTTGTTCCCTAACTTTTTATCTCAATAATTTCTTTTTACCTGTAGGGTATTCCAAATATCAACATTTAATTATTTAGTATTTAAGATAATGTCAATGATGTAATGTGCATCACAAATATAAGTTGTAACATAatataaaattctgcacttgtattTCATTTAATATATTGTCAAATTTATGCAtggtatattattattattattattattattattattattattaaaaaataatattattgaaGAAAACTTAACCACAGATTCTAAAATTCATCATCATTAATTTACAATTATATTATTTATCGACTGTATATAACGattgaaattaataaaattaatttacagTCATATAATTTATGGGTCGTTAATATAACAATCGAAATTAATTCCAAGTCATTATGttacaataaaaaattataactGATCGTTTAATTTTTCCTCTATAATTATTAAGTGATCGTTATTTTACACTaattaataagaaaaaaatttaatctttaatttccGTCATATTATAATTTTCAGGTTAATAAAAAGttgtttgaatttttgaaaaggcACGAATGACAAGTCACATTTATTtatgaatgtgtttgccaattattctaaatattataatataaaaaatttattagttaatttattaaattatttaattatttttttgtttaattgTAAGAGAAAGTGTTACCCGAGGAACATATttattcaaatgtgcatttaaactcataattaaaagaataatatttttttaaaaaaagatagatCTAGCTAAATTTCAATTTGTAAGAGGCTTTACGTATTTTACACTATTTATTTGAaagattgattttttaaaatatttaataaaaatatatgattttaaaaaataagtatcCCGAATGTTATTAGTATCGCcattggtattttttttattgtctcGGATATCGAAATCTGCTTGACTCATTATCTGTAAATTGAATattactaattttattttatttttgcttttaTGAGACCAagataataaatttatattattattggagaattaaaattaaaagttatcGAGGTTTCGGAGTTGGATAGATAGAGTAGAGAATGATGAT is from Zingiber officinale cultivar Zhangliang chromosome 7B, Zo_v1.1, whole genome shotgun sequence and encodes:
- the LOC122004877 gene encoding pentatricopeptide repeat-containing protein At2g13600-like; its protein translation is MQSIDAMPIQPDSSVWGALIAACRKFRNLELDSKVAQKLFRIEPHNSDNYVLFSNMYASHGMLEEAKEIRRLMQFNGVRKETGCSIKQDVCFHMINRTMLQSRYIRDVREVEGVGEGKSSMG